A single Salmo salar unplaced genomic scaffold, Ssal_v3.1, whole genome shotgun sequence DNA region contains:
- the LOC106613676 gene encoding nicotinamide riboside kinase 2 isoform X3, translated as MDAMVNTIRGWSENPVKFAHSHGVNVSPSTEVADPEQQIHILIVEGFLLYNYKPLMDVYNKCYYISIPYEECKRRRSTRQYTVPDPPGLFEGHVWPMYLKHRNEMVKSSLDIAYLDGLKSEEGIYSQVYEDIQNTLLNCL; from the exons ATGGATGCCATGGTGAACACGATTCGAGGCTGGAGTGAGAACCCAGTGAAGTTTGCACACTCCCACGGTGTCAACGTGTCCCCTTCCACAGAGGTTGCCGACCCAGAGCAGCAGATCCACATTCTGATCGTAGAGGGCTTCCTTCTGTACAACTACAA ACCCCTGATGGACGTGTACAACAAGTGCTACTACATCTCCATTCCATACGAAGAGTGCAAAAGGAGGAGAAG tacaagACAATACACTGTCCCTGACCCCCCTGGCCTGTTTGAAGGCCATGTGTGGCCCATGTACTTGAAGCACAGGAATGAGATGGTCAAGAGCTCTTTAGACATTG CGTATCTGGATGGCTTGAAATCAGAAGAAGGGATCTACAGCCAGGTGTATGAGGACATCCAGAATACACTGTTGAATTGTTTATAG
- the LOC106613676 gene encoding nicotinamide riboside kinase 2 isoform X2, translated as MKYVIGIGGVTNGGKTTLTNRLIKSLPNCCVVHQDDFFKKPDQIEVGEDGFRQWDVLTALDMDAMVNTIRGWSENPVKFAHSHGVNVSPSTEVADPEQQIHILIVEGFLLYNYKPLMDVYNKCYYISIPYEECKRRRSTRQYTVPDPPGLFEGHVWPMYLKHRNEMVKSSLDIAYLDGLKSEEGIYSQVYEDIQNTLLNCL; from the exons ATGAAATACGTTATAGGAATTGGCGG tgTGACTAATGGTGGGAAAACCACTTTGACGAATAGGCTGATCAAGTCGCTACCTAACTGTTGTGTGGTGCATCAAGATGACTTTTTCAAG AAACCTGATCAGATAGAAGTCGGGGAGGACGGCTTTAGACAGTGGGATG TGCTCACAGCGTTGGACATGGATGCCATGGTGAACACGATTCGAGGCTGGAGTGAGAACCCAGTGAAGTTTGCACACTCCCACGGTGTCAACGTGTCCCCTTCCACAGAGGTTGCCGACCCAGAGCAGCAGATCCACATTCTGATCGTAGAGGGCTTCCTTCTGTACAACTACAA ACCCCTGATGGACGTGTACAACAAGTGCTACTACATCTCCATTCCATACGAAGAGTGCAAAAGGAGGAGAAG tacaagACAATACACTGTCCCTGACCCCCCTGGCCTGTTTGAAGGCCATGTGTGGCCCATGTACTTGAAGCACAGGAATGAGATGGTCAAGAGCTCTTTAGACATTG CGTATCTGGATGGCTTGAAATCAGAAGAAGGGATCTACAGCCAGGTGTATGAGGACATCCAGAATACACTGTTGAATTGTTTATAG
- the LOC106613676 gene encoding nicotinamide riboside kinase 2 isoform X1, translating into MKYVIGIGGVTNGGKTTLTNRLIKSLPNCCVVHQDDFFKLGVHVLQCSACNGICPYSDQPGLQQCFMVLFQKPDQIEVGEDGFRQWDVLTALDMDAMVNTIRGWSENPVKFAHSHGVNVSPSTEVADPEQQIHILIVEGFLLYNYKPLMDVYNKCYYISIPYEECKRRRSTRQYTVPDPPGLFEGHVWPMYLKHRNEMVKSSLDIAYLDGLKSEEGIYSQVYEDIQNTLLNCL; encoded by the exons ATGAAATACGTTATAGGAATTGGCGG tgTGACTAATGGTGGGAAAACCACTTTGACGAATAGGCTGATCAAGTCGCTACCTAACTGTTGTGTGGTGCATCAAGATGACTTTTTCAAG CTAGGTGTGCACGTCTTGCAGTGTTCCGCATGTAATGGGATCTGCCCGTATTCAGATCAGCCTGGCTTGCAGCAATGTTTTATGGTGTTATTTCAGAAACCTGATCAGATAGAAGTCGGGGAGGACGGCTTTAGACAGTGGGATG TGCTCACAGCGTTGGACATGGATGCCATGGTGAACACGATTCGAGGCTGGAGTGAGAACCCAGTGAAGTTTGCACACTCCCACGGTGTCAACGTGTCCCCTTCCACAGAGGTTGCCGACCCAGAGCAGCAGATCCACATTCTGATCGTAGAGGGCTTCCTTCTGTACAACTACAA ACCCCTGATGGACGTGTACAACAAGTGCTACTACATCTCCATTCCATACGAAGAGTGCAAAAGGAGGAGAAG tacaagACAATACACTGTCCCTGACCCCCCTGGCCTGTTTGAAGGCCATGTGTGGCCCATGTACTTGAAGCACAGGAATGAGATGGTCAAGAGCTCTTTAGACATTG CGTATCTGGATGGCTTGAAATCAGAAGAAGGGATCTACAGCCAGGTGTATGAGGACATCCAGAATACACTGTTGAATTGTTTATAG